From one Shewanella sp. GD04112 genomic stretch:
- the ccmE gene encoding cytochrome c maturation protein CcmE translates to MNPRRKKRLTLAVALIGGVAAIASLLLYALNSNLNLFYTPSEIVHGKTDTGVKPEAGQRIRVGGMVTVGSMVRDPNSLHVQFAVHDSLGGEILVTYDDLLPDLFREGQGIVAQGVLGEDGKLAATEVLAKHDENYMPPEVAEAMGQKHEKLDYSQQKSAAQ, encoded by the coding sequence GTGAACCCAAGACGCAAAAAGAGACTGACGTTAGCTGTAGCATTAATCGGTGGCGTAGCCGCGATTGCTTCGCTTCTGCTGTATGCGCTGAACTCCAACTTAAACTTATTCTATACACCGTCGGAGATCGTACACGGTAAAACCGATACCGGTGTTAAACCCGAAGCGGGCCAACGTATTCGCGTAGGCGGTATGGTAACGGTTGGTTCTATGGTGCGCGATCCAAACAGCCTGCACGTGCAATTTGCCGTGCATGACTCATTAGGTGGCGAAATTCTCGTGACCTATGACGATCTGCTGCCGGATCTGTTCCGCGAAGGCCAAGGTATTGTGGCACAAGGTGTATTAGGTGAAGACGGCAAATTGGCCGCAACCGAAGTACTGGCTAAGCATGACGAAAACTACATGCCGCCAGAAGTGGCCGAAGCCATGGGCCAAAAACATGAAAAGTTAGATTACAGCCAGCAAAAATCGGCGGCGCAATAA
- a CDS encoding c-type cytochrome: protein MKKLLAMTAVAALTMSVNVSAQDAEAIFNKACTVCHSMGVAGAPKAHNAAEWEPRLAKGMDTLLHSVKTGLNAMPPGGMCTDCTDEDYKAAIEFMSKAQ from the coding sequence ATGAAAAAACTGTTAGCAATGACTGCAGTCGCTGCTTTGACTATGTCAGTCAACGTTTCAGCTCAAGATGCTGAAGCTATTTTCAACAAGGCATGTACCGTATGCCACAGCATGGGTGTTGCTGGTGCTCCAAAGGCGCACAACGCTGCTGAGTGGGAACCACGCTTAGCAAAAGGTATGGACACTCTGTTACACAGTGTAAAAACTGGCTTAAACGCAATGCCACCAGGTGGTATGTGTACTGATTGTACTGACGAAGATTACAAAGCAGCTATCGAGTTTATGTCTAAAGCTCAGTAA
- the rpsK gene encoding 30S ribosomal protein S11, with protein MAKVPSRSPRKRVRKQVADGMAHIHASFNNTIVTITDRQGNALSWATSGGSGFRGSRKSTPFAAQVAAERAGAAAQDYGLKNLEVFVKGPGPGRESAIRALNAVGYKITNITDVTPIPHNGCRPPKKRRV; from the coding sequence ATGGCTAAAGTTCCGTCACGTTCTCCGCGTAAGCGCGTACGTAAACAGGTTGCAGATGGCATGGCTCATATCCATGCTTCTTTCAACAACACAATTGTCACCATTACAGATCGTCAAGGTAATGCGTTGTCATGGGCTACTTCAGGTGGTTCAGGTTTCCGTGGTTCACGTAAATCTACGCCATTTGCTGCACAGGTAGCTGCTGAGCGTGCAGGTGCTGCTGCTCAAGACTACGGTTTAAAAAACCTTGAAGTGTTTGTGAAGGGTCCAGGTCCAGGTCGTGAATCAGCCATTCGTGCGCTGAACGCTGTTGGTTATAAAATTACCAACATTACCGATGTGACGCCGATCCCTCATAATGGTTGTCGTCCTCCTAAAAAGCGTCGTGTATAA
- the ccmI gene encoding c-type cytochrome biogenesis protein CcmI, with the protein MTTFWIFIALVVLVSLTLIWIPHFRQQKLLRTEEAGVRRQTNLELFNERLATLEKELNEELLDQAEFDALKKELEISLLQDIKQASDDSLVNQIKPKSILWPSVMSVCLIAISGYLYQHLGAFENIGNTQPANPHAGMDAAQIMAQRVQMMEAQIQAEPENSQAWFSLGHAYISANQFDKAVAAFDKVMELVGKHAELIGPKATALYYKAGQQMTPQIQALIDESLALDPQDPSTLLLVGMDAFFTANYQKAIDSWQTILNSDRTDVDRAALMNAIETANLRMQGETAGMPNDDVHKQAKVATKSVSIAISISPELAAQAGPDDTIFVFARATEGPKVPLAATKVSAKSLPVTVTLDDSTGMGGDVKLSQTASVEVIAVLSKHGNIKPQAGDIQGKVSKVNVGDTASLVLDTQVQ; encoded by the coding sequence ATGACGACATTTTGGATTTTTATTGCGCTTGTTGTGTTGGTCAGCTTAACGCTGATCTGGATCCCGCATTTCAGACAGCAAAAGTTGTTACGCACTGAAGAAGCCGGCGTTCGCAGACAAACTAACCTTGAATTGTTCAATGAACGTCTTGCCACTCTTGAGAAAGAACTCAATGAAGAACTGCTCGACCAAGCTGAATTTGATGCGCTGAAGAAAGAGCTAGAAATCAGCCTGCTCCAAGACATCAAACAAGCGAGCGATGATTCACTCGTCAACCAGATCAAACCTAAGAGCATTTTATGGCCATCGGTCATGTCGGTCTGCTTGATTGCGATTTCAGGTTACCTCTATCAGCACTTGGGTGCCTTTGAGAATATCGGCAACACTCAACCTGCTAACCCACATGCGGGTATGGACGCGGCGCAAATCATGGCGCAGCGCGTACAGATGATGGAAGCTCAAATACAAGCCGAACCTGAAAACAGCCAAGCTTGGTTCAGCCTAGGTCACGCTTATATCTCTGCTAACCAATTCGATAAAGCTGTAGCAGCCTTCGATAAGGTGATGGAATTAGTCGGTAAACACGCTGAATTAATTGGTCCAAAAGCAACAGCCTTGTACTATAAAGCGGGTCAGCAAATGACACCGCAAATTCAAGCCTTAATCGATGAATCTTTAGCATTAGATCCACAGGATCCATCAACCTTACTGCTCGTGGGTATGGATGCTTTCTTCACCGCTAACTATCAAAAAGCCATTGATTCATGGCAAACCATTCTCAATAGCGACCGCACCGATGTAGACCGTGCCGCGCTGATGAATGCCATTGAAACGGCAAACCTGCGTATGCAAGGCGAAACCGCTGGCATGCCAAACGATGATGTCCACAAGCAGGCAAAAGTTGCGACTAAGTCTGTAAGTATTGCGATTTCAATTTCACCTGAACTGGCCGCACAAGCTGGCCCTGATGACACTATCTTCGTCTTCGCCCGTGCTACTGAAGGTCCTAAAGTGCCATTAGCGGCAACTAAGGTGAGCGCAAAATCTTTACCGGTAACAGTAACGCTCGATGACAGCACGGGTATGGGTGGCGATGTGAAACTGAGCCAAACTGCGAGTGTTGAAGTGATTGCGGTGTTGTCTAAGCATGGCAATATCAAACCTCAAGCAGGTGATATTCAAGGCAAGGTCAGCAAAGTGAATGTGGGTGACACTGCAAGCTTAGTGTTAGATACCCAAGTGCAATAA
- the rpsM gene encoding 30S ribosomal protein S13, translating to MARIAGINIPDQKHTVIALTAIFGIGRTRARAICAATSIAETAKIKELSEAQIDTLREEVAKYLVEGDLRREISMNIKRLMDLGCYRGLRHRRSLPLRGQRTKTNARTRKGPRKPIKK from the coding sequence GTGGCCCGTATCGCTGGCATTAACATTCCTGATCAAAAGCATACAGTCATCGCATTGACTGCAATTTTCGGCATCGGCCGTACTCGCGCTAGAGCAATCTGCGCAGCTACGTCAATTGCTGAAACTGCTAAGATCAAGGAATTGAGCGAAGCTCAAATCGACACCCTACGCGAAGAAGTTGCCAAATACTTAGTAGAAGGTGACTTACGTCGTGAGATTTCCATGAACATCAAGCGTCTGATGGACCTTGGTTGCTATCGTGGTCTCCGCCATCGTCGTAGCCTGCCTCTTCGTGGGCAACGTACTAAGACCAATGCGCGTACGCGTAAAGGTCCACGTAAACCAATCAAGAAGTAA
- the rpmJ gene encoding 50S ribosomal protein L36, protein MKVRASVKKICRNCKIVKRSGVVRVICVEPKHKQRQG, encoded by the coding sequence ATGAAAGTTCGAGCTTCCGTGAAGAAGATCTGCCGTAACTGCAAGATCGTCAAGCGTAGTGGCGTTGTACGCGTTATCTGTGTTGAACCAAAACACAAACAGCGTCAAGGCTAA
- the ccmA gene encoding cytochrome c biogenesis heme-transporting ATPase CcmA codes for MTNITSVNTLVSASKLTCIREERILFDELSFDINAGDIVQIEGPNGAGKTSLLRILAGLSRPYAGQTFYLNEDINRCRDEYNEDLLYLGHLAGVKSELTAEENLNFNLRISGYDDFDTSAILAKVNLAGFEEALAGHLSAGQHRRTALARLWHNDCKVWILDEPFTAIDKRGVEELEQLFIQHADNGGCVILTTHQDMGIIKDDRLRKIRLDYRFV; via the coding sequence GTGACAAATATAACTTCAGTAAACACACTGGTATCGGCGAGCAAGCTGACATGTATCCGCGAAGAACGCATCCTGTTTGATGAATTAAGTTTTGATATTAATGCTGGCGATATCGTCCAGATCGAAGGCCCAAATGGCGCCGGCAAAACCAGTTTATTACGTATATTGGCAGGCTTATCTCGTCCCTACGCTGGACAAACTTTTTATCTCAATGAAGATATTAACCGTTGCCGCGACGAATATAACGAAGACCTATTGTATTTAGGCCATCTTGCCGGGGTGAAATCCGAATTAACCGCTGAAGAAAACCTTAACTTCAATTTAAGAATCAGTGGCTATGATGATTTCGATACTTCCGCCATTCTCGCTAAAGTGAATTTAGCCGGGTTTGAGGAAGCTCTCGCCGGGCATTTATCCGCTGGTCAACACCGCCGTACAGCACTAGCCAGACTCTGGCACAATGACTGTAAAGTGTGGATCCTCGATGAGCCTTTTACCGCAATCGATAAAAGAGGTGTCGAAGAGCTTGAACAGTTATTTATTCAACATGCGGATAATGGTGGCTGCGTGATCCTCACCACTCACCAAGATATGGGCATTATCAAAGATGATAGGCTTCGTAAAATTCGTCTAGATTATCGCTTCGTATAA
- the rpsD gene encoding 30S ribosomal protein S4, with the protein MARYLGPKLKLSRREGTDLFLKSGVRAIDSKCKLESAPGQHGARKPRLSEYGLQLREKQKVRRIYGVLEKQFRNYYKEAARLKGNTGENLLQLLETRLDNVVYRMGFGATRAESRQLVSHKSIMVNGRVVNIPSFKVSANDVVSIREKSRTQARIKAALEVAAQREKPTWVEVDSAKMEGAFKRIPERSDLSAEINEQLIVELYSK; encoded by the coding sequence ATGGCAAGATACTTGGGTCCCAAGCTCAAGCTCAGCCGCCGAGAAGGTACTGACCTTTTCTTAAAAAGCGGTGTGAGAGCAATCGATTCAAAGTGTAAACTGGAATCTGCACCAGGACAGCATGGCGCTCGTAAGCCACGTCTGTCAGAGTACGGTTTACAGTTACGCGAAAAACAAAAAGTTCGTCGTATTTACGGTGTGTTAGAAAAGCAATTCCGTAACTACTACAAAGAGGCTGCACGTCTGAAAGGCAACACTGGTGAGAACCTGTTGCAACTTTTAGAAACTCGTTTAGATAACGTTGTTTATCGTATGGGTTTCGGTGCGACTCGTGCAGAATCACGTCAGCTAGTAAGCCATAAATCAATTATGGTTAACGGTCGTGTTGTTAACATTCCGTCATTCAAAGTGTCTGCGAATGATGTTGTAAGCATCCGTGAAAAGTCACGCACTCAAGCTCGTATCAAAGCGGCTTTAGAAGTGGCTGCTCAACGCGAGAAGCCTACATGGGTTGAAGTCGACAGCGCGAAAATGGAAGGTGCTTTCAAGCGTATTCCAGAACGTAGCGATTTGTCTGCGGAAATTAACGAACAGCTGATCGTCGAGCTTTACTCTAAGTAA
- the ccmB gene encoding heme exporter protein CcmB translates to MKRGISFTQAFLTLLQRDLKIAIRHRGDIFNPLLFFIMVVTLFPLGIGPEPQMLARIAPGIIWVAALLASMLSLERLFKADFSDGSLEQMLLSPQPLSVLVLAKVLAHWLLTGVPLIIIAPLLAVLLNLDANSYGALIATLALGTPVLSLLGAIGVALTVGLRKGGVLLSLLILPLYIPVLIFATSAIDAAGMNLPYDGQLAIIGAMLIGSLTLAPFAIGASLRVSTN, encoded by the coding sequence ATGAAAAGAGGCATCAGCTTTACCCAAGCGTTTTTAACATTACTGCAGCGGGATCTAAAAATCGCCATTCGTCACCGCGGCGATATCTTTAATCCCTTGTTATTCTTCATCATGGTTGTGACTCTATTCCCTTTGGGAATTGGTCCTGAACCACAAATGCTAGCCCGTATTGCTCCTGGGATTATTTGGGTTGCGGCATTACTGGCGTCTATGCTTTCACTCGAGCGTCTATTTAAAGCCGACTTTAGCGATGGCAGCTTAGAGCAAATGCTACTCAGCCCACAGCCACTCTCGGTATTGGTATTGGCCAAAGTATTAGCCCACTGGCTACTGACTGGCGTGCCACTGATTATTATCGCGCCCTTGCTGGCGGTGCTGCTCAATTTAGACGCCAACAGTTATGGTGCGCTGATTGCAACACTCGCACTGGGCACACCAGTATTATCCCTCTTAGGCGCAATTGGTGTGGCCCTAACCGTGGGTCTGCGTAAAGGCGGCGTGTTACTGAGTCTGCTTATTTTACCACTTTATATTCCTGTGCTGATTTTCGCGACCAGCGCCATAGATGCTGCAGGAATGAATTTACCCTATGATGGTCAGCTCGCTATAATTGGCGCCATGTTGATCGGTTCGTTAACCTTAGCACCCTTTGCAATTGGTGCATCTCTGCGAGTGAGTACTAACTAA
- the secY gene encoding preprotein translocase subunit SecY, with product MAKPGLDLKSAKGGLSELKARLLFVIGAIIVFRAGSFVPIPGIDAAVLAELFAQQKGTILGMFNMFSGGALSRASIFALGIMPYISASIIMQLLTVVHPALAELKKEGESGRKKISQYTRWGTLVLGTFQSIGIATGLPNLVPGLVVNIGFGFYFVAVVSLVTGTMFLMWLGEQITERGIGNGISILIFAGIVAGLPSAIGQTAEQARQGDLNVLVLLLLAVIIFAVTYFVVFVERGQRRIVVNYAKRQQGRKVFAAQSTHLPLKINMAGVIPPIFASSIILFPGTLAQWFGQNESMSWLSDFSLAVSPGQPLYSLLYAAAIIFFCFFYTALVFNPRETADNLKKSGAFIPGIRPGEQTSRYIDKVMTRLTLAGALYITFICLIPEFMLIAWKVQFYFGGTSLLIMVVVIMDFMAQVQTHMMSHQYESVMKKANLVNKANLDRFGR from the coding sequence ATGGCAAAACCAGGACTTGATTTAAAAAGCGCGAAAGGTGGACTTTCTGAATTGAAAGCTCGCCTCCTGTTCGTGATTGGTGCGATTATCGTCTTTAGAGCCGGTTCGTTTGTGCCAATTCCTGGTATTGACGCAGCTGTATTAGCAGAGCTGTTTGCTCAGCAAAAAGGTACCATCCTTGGCATGTTTAACATGTTCTCGGGTGGTGCTCTTTCCCGTGCTTCTATCTTTGCATTAGGTATCATGCCGTACATTTCGGCATCGATTATCATGCAGTTATTGACTGTGGTGCATCCAGCACTCGCTGAATTGAAAAAAGAAGGCGAGTCTGGACGTAAAAAAATCAGTCAGTACACACGTTGGGGTACGTTGGTGCTGGGTACATTCCAGTCGATCGGTATTGCAACAGGGTTACCAAACTTAGTCCCAGGCCTAGTGGTCAACATTGGATTCGGTTTCTACTTTGTTGCGGTTGTGAGCTTAGTAACAGGAACCATGTTCCTCATGTGGCTAGGTGAGCAAATTACCGAACGAGGTATAGGTAACGGTATCTCGATTTTAATTTTCGCAGGTATTGTTGCTGGATTACCTTCCGCTATCGGCCAAACGGCTGAGCAGGCGCGTCAAGGTGACCTGAATGTGTTAGTATTGTTGTTGCTCGCGGTAATTATTTTTGCTGTGACTTATTTCGTGGTGTTTGTAGAACGTGGTCAACGTCGTATCGTTGTTAACTACGCTAAGCGCCAGCAAGGCCGTAAGGTATTCGCTGCGCAATCTACTCACTTGCCGCTGAAAATAAACATGGCGGGTGTAATTCCTCCAATTTTTGCGTCAAGCATCATTTTGTTCCCAGGCACACTGGCTCAGTGGTTTGGTCAAAATGAGTCTATGTCATGGTTAAGTGATTTTTCACTGGCCGTGTCACCAGGACAACCGCTTTACTCATTATTGTATGCAGCAGCGATTATCTTCTTCTGTTTCTTCTATACTGCGTTGGTATTTAACCCACGTGAAACAGCAGATAACCTGAAGAAGAGTGGTGCATTCATCCCTGGGATCCGTCCTGGAGAACAGACTTCGCGTTACATTGATAAAGTAATGACTCGCCTGACATTAGCTGGCGCGTTATACATTACCTTTATCTGTTTAATTCCGGAGTTCATGTTAATTGCGTGGAAAGTACAGTTCTATTTTGGCGGTACTTCACTACTAATTATGGTAGTCGTAATCATGGACTTCATGGCTCAGGTTCAGACCCATATGATGTCACATCAGTATGAGTCTGTGATGAAGAAAGCTAACCTAGTAAACAAAGCGAACTTAGATCGCTTTGGTCGCTAA
- a CDS encoding ABC transporter substrate binding protein, whose product MNVIKPFNKRWRLLLLLMLTSHPLMLYAAKVVVIESYHQGYQWDKEYYQAITDKLTPQHQVSHFEMDTKRLAKERYAERAELAWQFIVEQQPQLVILADDNAVHYLHKRLNHGQIPVVYLEVNMNPREYHLNEHRRFTGVLERPLLKRSLLLLERLLPQAKHRKILVLFDGSNTSKIAAEYISKQPSSMLSDIEVHILQLAQLAEWQQQVRAAKDNGYSAIVVALYHAVRDEHDQSVDADNLLEWIANHTPVPNFGFWGFSIYANGNLGGYVLDGYHHGSIAADMALRILTGEKPENIFPITDALGQYRFSRAAIKKWQLKLPKEIEKQTTWVD is encoded by the coding sequence ATGAATGTGATTAAGCCATTTAACAAAAGATGGCGACTGTTGCTACTCCTAATGCTCACCAGTCACCCGCTGATGCTCTACGCTGCTAAAGTGGTGGTTATCGAAAGTTACCATCAAGGCTATCAGTGGGATAAAGAATACTATCAAGCCATTACCGATAAACTGACACCACAACATCAAGTTAGCCACTTTGAGATGGACACTAAGCGCTTAGCTAAAGAGCGCTACGCCGAGCGTGCAGAACTCGCTTGGCAATTTATTGTGGAGCAACAACCACAACTTGTGATCCTTGCCGATGACAACGCCGTTCATTATCTCCATAAACGCCTCAATCACGGCCAAATTCCCGTGGTTTACCTCGAGGTGAATATGAATCCTCGGGAATACCATTTAAATGAACATAGACGCTTCACAGGCGTGCTAGAGCGCCCCTTACTCAAGCGTTCCTTACTCTTACTCGAGAGATTATTGCCACAAGCCAAGCATCGTAAAATCCTAGTGCTCTTCGATGGCAGCAATACTTCGAAAATCGCGGCCGAGTACATCAGTAAGCAACCATCAAGCATGTTAAGTGATATCGAAGTTCACATTCTCCAGCTAGCCCAATTAGCAGAGTGGCAACAACAAGTCAGAGCGGCAAAGGATAATGGTTATAGTGCAATTGTAGTGGCGCTGTATCACGCAGTCAGAGATGAACACGATCAATCAGTGGATGCCGATAACTTGCTCGAATGGATTGCTAACCACACGCCGGTGCCGAATTTCGGCTTTTGGGGATTTAGCATCTATGCCAATGGCAATCTAGGTGGCTATGTGCTCGATGGCTATCATCATGGCTCAATCGCTGCGGACATGGCCCTTAGAATACTCACAGGAGAAAAGCCTGAGAACATCTTCCCTATCACGGATGCTCTTGGCCAATATCGATTTAGCCGTGCAGCGATAAAGAAATGGCAACTCAAACTGCCAAAGGAAATTGAGAAACAAACGACTTGGGTTGATTAA
- the rpoA gene encoding DNA-directed RNA polymerase subunit alpha, which translates to MQGSVTEFLKPRLVDIEQVNSTRAKVTLEPLERGFGHTLGNALRRILLSSMPGCAVTEVEIDGVLHEYSSKEGVQEDILEILLNLKGLAVTIEGKDEAMLTLSKSGAGPVIAADITHDGDVTIVNPDHVICHLTGNNDISMRIRVERGRGYVPASARAQTEDDDRPIGRLLVDASFSPVARIAYNVEAARVEQRTDLDKLVIDMTTNGTIDPEEAIRRSATILAEQLDAFVELRDVTEPEMKEEKPEFDPILLRPVDDLELTVRSANCLKAEAIHYIGDLVQRTEVELLKTPNLGKKSLTEIKDVLASRGLSLGMRLENWPPASLADDL; encoded by the coding sequence ATGCAGGGTTCTGTTACAGAATTTCTTAAACCGCGTCTCGTTGATATCGAGCAGGTTAACTCAACACGTGCCAAGGTTACTTTGGAACCGCTTGAGCGTGGTTTCGGCCACACTTTAGGTAACGCGTTGCGTCGCATCCTATTGTCGTCTATGCCCGGCTGCGCGGTTACCGAAGTCGAGATTGACGGCGTACTGCACGAATACAGCAGTAAGGAAGGCGTACAAGAAGATATCCTTGAAATCTTGCTGAACCTGAAAGGGTTAGCAGTGACTATCGAGGGTAAAGACGAGGCTATGCTTACATTAAGCAAGTCCGGCGCAGGCCCTGTCATCGCAGCAGATATCACGCATGATGGTGATGTCACTATCGTGAATCCTGATCATGTTATCTGTCATTTAACAGGTAACAATGATATCAGCATGCGTATTCGCGTTGAGCGTGGTCGTGGTTATGTGCCAGCATCTGCTCGTGCACAGACTGAAGACGATGATCGCCCAATCGGCCGTTTGCTGGTTGATGCTTCTTTCTCGCCAGTTGCACGTATTGCCTACAATGTAGAAGCAGCTCGTGTTGAACAGCGTACTGACTTGGATAAACTCGTTATCGATATGACCACTAACGGTACTATCGATCCTGAGGAAGCTATCCGTCGTTCTGCAACCATCTTAGCTGAACAGCTGGATGCGTTTGTTGAGCTGCGCGACGTGACTGAGCCAGAAATGAAAGAAGAGAAGCCGGAGTTCGATCCGATTCTGTTGCGTCCTGTCGACGATTTAGAGCTAACTGTACGTTCGGCTAACTGTTTGAAAGCCGAAGCGATTCATTACATCGGAGATCTGGTACAGCGTACTGAAGTTGAGCTGCTGAAGACCCCTAACTTAGGTAAGAAGTCTCTTACTGAAATTAAGGACGTTTTAGCTTCTCGCGGACTGTCGTTAGGTATGCGTCTGGAAAACTGGCCTCCAGCTAGTTTAGCAGACGACCTATAA
- the rplQ gene encoding 50S ribosomal protein L17 — MRHRKSGRQLNRNSSHRQAMFRNMASSLVRHEIIKTTVAKAKELRRVVEPLITLAKSDSVANRRLAFARTRDAEVVGKLFTELGPRYQERPGGYTRILKCGLRAGDKAPMAYIELVGRPEAAQAVEVEAAE; from the coding sequence ATGCGCCATCGTAAGAGTGGTCGTCAACTTAACCGCAACAGCAGCCACCGCCAAGCTATGTTCCGTAACATGGCAAGCTCACTGGTTCGTCATGAGATCATCAAGACAACCGTAGCTAAAGCGAAAGAACTGCGTCGCGTAGTTGAGCCTCTGATAACACTTGCTAAGAGTGACAGCGTTGCAAACCGTCGTTTAGCGTTTGCACGTACTCGCGACGCTGAAGTCGTAGGTAAGTTATTCACTGAATTGGGTCCACGTTACCAGGAACGTCCTGGTGGCTACACCCGTATCCTTAAGTGCGGTTTACGTGCTGGTGATAAAGCCCCAATGGCTTACATCGAGCTAGTAGGTCGTCCAGAAGCTGCTCAAGCTGTTGAAGTTGAAGCTGCTGAGTAA
- the ccmD gene encoding heme exporter protein CcmD, which produces MQFDSISDFFNMGGYAFYVWLAYGVTFFCLSTLIITSARQKRKVLIEIAKKMNREERLKETRSTKS; this is translated from the coding sequence ATGCAATTCGATTCTATCAGTGATTTTTTCAACATGGGTGGCTATGCCTTTTATGTATGGCTTGCCTATGGCGTGACCTTCTTCTGTTTATCGACGCTGATCATCACTAGTGCGCGCCAAAAGCGCAAAGTACTGATTGAAATCGCGAAGAAGATGAACCGCGAAGAACGCCTTAAAGAGACTAGGAGTACCAAATCGTGA
- a CDS encoding heme ABC transporter permease produces MWKWLHPYADPERAYKLSGTLFPWFATLACLFIAVGTVWGLMFAPTDYQQGDSYRIIFIHVPAASMSMAAYMGMATAAFIGLVWQIKLADWAAASIAPIGAVITFIALFTGATWGKPMWGTWWVWDARLTSELVLLFLYLGVISLYASFEDKVLAARAAGILAIVGVINIPIIKYSVEWWSSLHQPSTIKITSKSTMSSEMLYPLLINILGFGLMIGAITIVRFRAEILARNGMRPWVRELAKAEEVK; encoded by the coding sequence ATGTGGAAATGGTTACACCCTTACGCGGATCCTGAGCGCGCTTACAAATTATCAGGAACATTATTTCCATGGTTTGCCACCTTAGCCTGCCTTTTTATTGCCGTCGGCACGGTATGGGGATTAATGTTTGCTCCAACAGATTATCAACAGGGCGACAGCTACCGGATTATCTTTATCCATGTTCCAGCAGCCTCAATGTCAATGGCCGCCTACATGGGTATGGCGACAGCCGCATTTATCGGCCTCGTATGGCAAATTAAACTGGCTGATTGGGCCGCCGCATCCATTGCACCTATTGGTGCCGTGATTACCTTTATCGCCCTCTTTACTGGTGCGACTTGGGGTAAGCCCATGTGGGGGACTTGGTGGGTATGGGATGCGCGTCTAACGTCTGAATTAGTTCTGCTATTCCTCTACTTGGGCGTTATCTCGCTCTATGCTTCCTTCGAAGACAAAGTGCTGGCAGCACGTGCAGCAGGGATCTTAGCGATCGTCGGCGTGATCAACATTCCGATCATCAAATACTCGGTTGAATGGTGGAGCTCTCTGCATCAACCATCAACTATCAAAATTACCTCTAAATCGACTATGTCGAGCGAAATGTTATACCCACTTTTAATCAATATTTTAGGTTTCGGCCTTATGATAGGGGCTATCACAATTGTGAGATTTAGAGCAGAAATCTTAGCAAGAAACGGCATGCGCCCTTGGGTGCGTGAACTTGCTAAAGCTGAGGAGGTCAAATAA